From one Tiliqua scincoides isolate rTilSci1 chromosome 14, rTilSci1.hap2, whole genome shotgun sequence genomic stretch:
- the YDJC gene encoding carbohydrate deacetylase codes for MPRAVLKLIVTGDDFGYCPRRNQGIVECFLAGAISNVSLLVNGSAVSNAVELAKRYCIPIGLHANLSEGSPVCPALKEKSSLLNKEGFFHGKMGIRTALAEGVLKMAEVKQELTAQVDLFFELMGHAPHHMDGHQHVHVLPEIRHVFAQVMEDYRITYTRVPIEPDLPRCDWIDPPLMDFYLGVEKDSIDTVDVFRKHGIRWPDIYIGLSTMGKNMSVGNILGAIDNATASLEKQTPSVPSSFASSPGQDIRTVTIELMTHPGYPSVPPVGGCGEGPDDFSQSWERLHELETLKNPELQSQYHIRNIQLCAFKNLEL; via the exons ATGCCCAGAGCCGTGCTGAAGCTTATCGTAACTGGAGATGACTTTGGCTACTGTCCAAGAAGAAACCAAGGCATTGTGGAGTGTTTCCTTGCTGGCGCCATATCCAATGTTTCTCTCCTGGTCAATGGCAGCGCTGTGTCAAACGCCGTAGAGCTGGCAAAGAG GTACTGCATCCCGATAGGACTCCACGCCAACCTTTCTGAGGGCTCCCCTGTTTGCCCAGCGTTAAAGGAGAAGTCCTCGCTGCTCAACAAAGAAGGCTTCTTccatggaaaaatggggatcaggACCGCATTAGCAGAAGGTGTCCTTAAGATGGCCGAG GTGAAACAGGAATTAACAGCTCAGGTTGATTTGTTCTTTGAACTAATGGGCCATGCACCTCATCACATGGATGGACACCAGCATGTTCATGTTCTCCCAG AGATCAGGCATGTATTTGCACAGGTAATGGAGGATTACAGGATCACATACACACGTGTCCCCATAGAGCCAGACCTTCCCCGCTGTGATTGGATAGACCCGCCGCTGATGGACTTCTATCTCGGCGTGGAAAAGGATTCGATTGATACAGTGGATGTGTTCAGGAAGCATGGGATCAG GTGGCCAGATATATATATTGGTCTGAGCACCATGGGGAAAAACATGTCTGTCGGCAACATCCTTGGCGCCATTGATAACGCGACAGCGTCCCTAGAGAAGCAGACCCCCTCCGTCCCTTCTAGTTTCGCCTCGTCCCCAGGTCAAGACATCAGAACTGTAACCATTGAGTTGATGACGCATCCAGGGTACCCCAGCGTCCCCCCAGTTGGAGGCTGCGGCGAGGGACCCGATGATTTCTCACAATCCTGGGAACGCTTGCACGAACTGGAGACGTTAAAAAACCCAGAGCTGCAAAGCCAGTACCACATTAGGAACATCCAGCTATGTGCGTTTAAGAACTTGGAACTGTGA